One genomic window of Blastopirellula retiformator includes the following:
- a CDS encoding PVC-type heme-binding CxxCH protein → MLVSSLLFCLLLTPLARAAEEGPIRILFLGDQGHHRPADRAAQMIPVMKERGIDIEYTEDVTALNKERLKQYDGLMIYANIEKISPEQEAALLDYVVKGGALIPLHCASYCFLNSPAYVDLVGGQFLKHGGEVFSTVIAEPDHPIMDGFHGFQSWDETYIHHRHNERDRTVLEYRVQGGQADGNTQEPWTWIRTQGAGRIFYTAWGHDARTWGNPGFMNLVERGVRWATGGDPSLAGDFYDTSRFDAPKMTMVPADAAPFDYIDVGAKIPNYTPSDTWGVQAEPLTKMQLPLPAEKSMTHMVNPVDFSIDLYAADPEQGGKPIAMNWDEQGRLWVCETLDYPNELKPNNRGRDRIRICEDTNGDGKADKYTIFAENLSIPTSILPYRGGAIVQNGTETLFLKDTDGDGKADVRKPIITNWTLGDTHGGVSNLHYGLDNWIWGMQGYNDSAPVIAGKKQPNFRMGFFRFRLDDQDPPNVTDLEFIRSTDNNTWGLGISEEGIIFGSTANRNPSVFMPIANRYYEQVRGWGPSRLGTIADTYLFKPITDKVRQVDQHGGYTAGAGHDLYTARVYPEQWWNKTAFVCGPTGKLIGTFVMTPDGSDFHSTSPLNLVASDDEWTAPIVAQVGPDGNVWFLDWYNYIVQHNPTPHGFKTGKGAAYESDLRDKKHGRVYRVVYDKADEDANPAINLKDADADALVAALKHPNMQWRLHAQRLLIDRGKRDVVPQLIQLTLDPATDAIGLNVAAIHALWTLEGLGVLADPHQTAANNAVVTALSHRSPGVRRNALAVLPPTDASTAAILASGTLDDANAQVRLAALLALADMPSNDKAGAAIAKLATDAKLMNDRWLPDALTAAAARHAGGFLPQIAAKDQLPGDKAIRITGIVAEHLARGKLTAEQLDSLLTGLQNADESILNAVISGLNEGWPRNYKITATNATSAAAGAVVEKAPIAVKAALIRLADNWSGVDLQSYADKVSDQLLSIIEDEDASEEDRIAAARQAVEFMADDMRPVDVILDMIGPNATPKLNVGLLSALSASTADATGEALAEAASAMTPTSRDAAIRVLLSRAATTSDLVNALESGDIAFSDLKLDQRQALADHPDAKIRERARKLLAMGGGLPNADRDAVLHDLLAIAEVKGDSKNGQAMFKKHCSKCHMHSGEGSEVGPDLTGMAVHPKAELLTNIIDPSRSVEGNFRTYTVMTIDGKLLTGMLAGESRTAIEIIDAEAKKHQLAREDIEELVSSRKSLMPDGFEKQMTREEMTDLLEFLTTKGKFVPLPLDRVATTSSNKGMFYNPDNLTETLRLGDWSPKTVEGVPFVLLNPTGDKPNVVMLRSRNAPGSASMPTSVTLPLHAPAKAIHLLSGISGWGAPYDNTPTTAMIVKLHYADGQTEEIELKNARHFADYIRKTDVPDSKFAFAFDGGQQMRYIKVEPKRPTEEIAEIELVKGRHQSAPIVMAITAEQPDGKGE, encoded by the coding sequence CGGCTGAAGCAATACGACGGGCTGATGATCTACGCCAACATCGAGAAGATCTCGCCTGAGCAGGAAGCGGCGCTGCTGGACTACGTCGTCAAAGGGGGCGCGCTGATTCCGCTCCATTGTGCGTCCTACTGCTTCCTCAACTCGCCGGCCTACGTCGACTTGGTGGGCGGTCAGTTTTTGAAGCATGGGGGCGAAGTCTTCTCGACCGTGATCGCCGAGCCCGATCATCCGATCATGGATGGCTTTCACGGCTTCCAAAGCTGGGACGAAACGTACATTCACCATCGCCACAACGAGCGAGACCGCACCGTGCTCGAATATCGCGTGCAAGGTGGTCAGGCCGACGGCAACACGCAGGAACCGTGGACCTGGATCCGCACGCAAGGCGCCGGCCGCATCTTTTACACCGCCTGGGGGCATGACGCGCGGACCTGGGGCAACCCCGGCTTTATGAACCTGGTCGAACGGGGCGTCCGCTGGGCGACTGGCGGCGACCCGAGCCTGGCCGGCGATTTCTACGACACGTCCCGTTTCGACGCCCCCAAGATGACGATGGTGCCGGCCGATGCGGCGCCGTTCGACTACATCGACGTTGGCGCCAAGATCCCGAACTACACGCCGAGCGATACCTGGGGCGTTCAGGCCGAGCCGCTGACCAAGATGCAGCTTCCCCTGCCGGCCGAAAAATCGATGACCCACATGGTCAATCCGGTCGACTTCTCGATCGACCTGTATGCTGCCGATCCCGAACAGGGAGGCAAGCCGATCGCGATGAACTGGGACGAGCAAGGCCGCCTATGGGTTTGCGAAACGCTCGACTATCCGAACGAACTGAAACCGAACAACCGCGGTCGCGATCGCATTCGCATCTGCGAAGATACCAACGGCGACGGCAAGGCGGACAAGTACACGATCTTCGCCGAGAACCTGAGCATTCCGACTTCGATCTTGCCGTACCGCGGCGGGGCGATCGTGCAAAACGGTACTGAGACCCTCTTCCTGAAGGATACCGACGGCGACGGCAAAGCGGACGTCCGCAAGCCGATCATCACCAACTGGACCCTCGGCGACACGCATGGCGGGGTCAGCAATCTGCACTACGGCCTGGACAACTGGATCTGGGGGATGCAGGGGTACAACGACTCGGCGCCGGTCATCGCTGGTAAGAAGCAGCCGAACTTCCGCATGGGCTTCTTCCGCTTTCGCCTGGATGATCAAGATCCGCCGAACGTGACCGACCTGGAGTTCATCCGCTCGACCGATAACAACACCTGGGGTTTGGGAATCAGCGAAGAAGGGATCATCTTCGGCTCGACCGCCAACCGCAATCCGAGCGTCTTCATGCCGATCGCCAACCGCTACTACGAACAGGTTCGCGGTTGGGGCCCCAGCCGACTGGGCACGATCGCCGACACCTATCTGTTCAAGCCGATCACCGACAAAGTGCGTCAGGTCGATCAACATGGCGGCTACACCGCCGGCGCCGGGCATGATCTTTACACCGCCCGCGTTTATCCCGAGCAATGGTGGAACAAGACCGCGTTCGTTTGCGGACCGACCGGCAAGCTGATTGGCACGTTCGTCATGACGCCCGATGGATCCGACTTTCATTCGACCAGCCCGCTGAACCTGGTCGCCAGCGATGACGAGTGGACCGCGCCAATCGTCGCCCAGGTCGGCCCTGACGGCAACGTCTGGTTCCTCGACTGGTACAACTACATCGTGCAGCACAATCCGACGCCGCATGGTTTCAAAACCGGCAAAGGCGCCGCTTACGAGTCGGACCTCCGCGACAAGAAGCATGGCCGCGTCTATCGCGTCGTCTATGACAAAGCGGACGAAGACGCGAACCCCGCGATCAACCTGAAGGACGCCGACGCCGACGCCCTGGTCGCCGCGCTGAAGCATCCCAACATGCAATGGCGCCTGCACGCCCAGCGATTGTTGATCGATCGCGGCAAGCGTGACGTTGTGCCGCAATTGATTCAACTGACGCTCGATCCCGCGACCGACGCGATTGGTTTGAACGTCGCCGCGATTCACGCCTTGTGGACGCTAGAAGGACTGGGCGTGCTAGCCGATCCGCATCAGACCGCCGCCAACAACGCGGTGGTGACCGCCCTCTCGCATCGTTCGCCCGGCGTGCGCCGTAACGCCTTGGCGGTGTTGCCGCCGACCGACGCTTCGACCGCCGCGATTCTGGCCAGTGGAACGCTCGATGACGCCAACGCCCAAGTTCGCCTGGCGGCGCTGCTCGCGCTGGCCGACATGCCTTCCAACGACAAGGCAGGCGCCGCGATCGCCAAGTTGGCGACCGACGCCAAGTTGATGAACGATCGCTGGTTGCCGGACGCGTTGACCGCCGCAGCGGCTCGCCATGCTGGCGGCTTTCTACCGCAAATCGCCGCCAAGGATCAATTGCCTGGCGACAAGGCGATTCGAATTACCGGCATCGTCGCCGAACATTTGGCCCGCGGCAAACTGACGGCCGAACAGCTTGATTCGCTGCTGACCGGTTTGCAGAACGCCGACGAGTCGATCTTGAACGCCGTCATCAGCGGCCTAAACGAAGGCTGGCCGCGCAATTACAAGATTACGGCCACCAATGCCACTTCGGCCGCCGCCGGCGCTGTGGTCGAAAAGGCCCCGATCGCGGTTAAAGCGGCCCTGATTCGCTTGGCCGACAATTGGAGCGGCGTCGATCTGCAGTCGTACGCCGACAAGGTCTCTGACCAGTTGCTAAGCATCATCGAAGATGAAGACGCCAGCGAAGAGGACCGCATCGCCGCGGCTCGTCAAGCGGTCGAGTTCATGGCCGACGACATGCGTCCGGTCGATGTGATCCTCGACATGATTGGCCCCAATGCGACTCCCAAACTGAACGTCGGGCTCCTGTCGGCCCTCTCGGCCAGCACGGCCGATGCAACCGGCGAAGCTCTGGCCGAAGCGGCCTCGGCAATGACTCCGACGTCGCGTGACGCGGCCATTCGCGTCTTGCTATCGCGGGCCGCCACGACCAGCGACCTGGTCAACGCGTTGGAATCGGGCGACATCGCTTTCAGCGACCTGAAGCTCGACCAACGTCAGGCCTTGGCCGATCATCCCGACGCCAAGATTCGCGAACGAGCCCGCAAGCTATTGGCCATGGGTGGCGGTTTGCCCAATGCCGACCGCGACGCGGTGCTGCACGACCTGCTGGCGATCGCCGAAGTGAAAGGTGATTCGAAGAATGGCCAGGCGATGTTCAAGAAGCATTGCTCGAAATGCCACATGCATAGTGGCGAAGGAAGCGAAGTTGGCCCCGATCTGACCGGCATGGCGGTTCACCCCAAAGCGGAACTGCTGACCAACATCATCGATCCGAGCCGCAGCGTTGAAGGGAACTTCCGCACCTACACCGTAATGACGATCGACGGCAAGCTGCTGACCGGCATGCTGGCGGGCGAATCGCGAACCGCGATCGAAATCATCGACGCCGAAGCGAAGAAGCACCAGTTGGCCCGTGAAGACATCGAAGAGCTGGTCTCGTCGCGCAAGTCGCTGATGCCCGATGGCTTCGAGAAGCAGATGACCCGCGAGGAAATGACCGACCTGCTCGAGTTCCTGACCACGAAAGGGAAGTTTGTGCCGCTGCCGCTTGACCGCGTGGCGACGACCAGCAGCAACAAGGGCATGTTCTACAACCCCGACAATCTGACCGAGACTCTGCGTCTCGGCGACTGGTCTCCCAAGACGGTTGAAGGGGTTCCGTTCGTCTTGCTCAATCCGACCGGCGACAAGCCAAACGTCGTGATGCTACGCAGCCGCAACGCCCCCGGTTCGGCGTCGATGCCGACCTCGGTCACCTTGCCGCTGCACGCTCCGGCCAAAGCGATCCACCTGCTCAGCGGCATCAGCGGCTGGGGAGCGCCGTATGACAACACGCCGACCACGGCGATGATCGTCAAACTGCACTACGCCGACGGCCAGACCGAAGAGATCGAGCTGAAAAACGCCCGGCACTTCGCCGACTACATCCGCAAGACCGACGTCCCCGACTCGAAGTTCGCCTTCGCCTTCGACGGCGGTCAGCAAATGCGGTACATCAAGGTCGAGCCAAAACGCCCCACCGAAGAGATCGCCGAGATCGAACTGGTGAAAGGCCGCCATCAGAGCGCGCCGATCGTGATGGCGATCACGGCGGAACAGCCGGATGGAAAAGGGGAATAA